Proteins encoded in a region of the Oikeobacillus pervagus genome:
- a CDS encoding acyl-CoA dehydrogenase family protein, protein MNFNLSEEQQLLKNTVRSFVDKEIMPYIGEWDAKGHFETNIMSKLADLGLMGVCIPEQYGGSGMDYNALAIVCEELERGDTAFRTAVSVHTGLNSLTIFQWGTEAQKQKYLVPQAKGLKIGAFGLTEPGAGSDVASINTTAKKEGDYYILNGQKTWISLCDVADHFLVFAYTDKSKKHHGISAFIVERTMPGFSSKAIKGKLGIRAGNTGEIFFDNVKVPKENLLGQEGEGFKIAMSALDNGRFTVAAGAVGQIMACLEASVKYCHERKTFGKEIGKHQLVQQMIANMEAGLQMSRLLVYRAGELKNQGKRNTRETSLAKWQACDFANKAADDAVQIHGAYGYSNEYPVERYLRNSKAPVIYEGTREIHTIMQAEYVLGYREDKPLNNMLPSWPFTENPVSSL, encoded by the coding sequence ATGAATTTTAATTTATCTGAGGAGCAACAATTATTAAAAAATACTGTAAGAAGTTTTGTTGATAAAGAAATTATGCCTTACATTGGGGAATGGGATGCAAAAGGTCATTTTGAAACAAATATAATGTCAAAATTAGCCGATCTTGGTCTTATGGGCGTTTGTATTCCTGAACAGTATGGTGGAAGTGGGATGGACTATAACGCATTAGCAATTGTATGTGAGGAATTAGAACGTGGAGACACAGCATTTCGAACAGCAGTGTCCGTCCATACCGGTTTAAATAGTCTAACCATTTTCCAATGGGGAACCGAAGCACAAAAACAAAAGTATCTTGTGCCACAAGCAAAAGGGTTAAAAATAGGAGCATTCGGATTAACAGAGCCTGGGGCTGGTTCAGATGTCGCTTCCATCAATACAACCGCTAAAAAAGAAGGCGATTACTATATTTTAAACGGGCAAAAAACATGGATCTCCCTTTGTGATGTGGCCGATCATTTCCTTGTATTTGCCTATACAGATAAGTCTAAAAAACATCACGGTATTTCCGCTTTTATCGTAGAACGAACAATGCCTGGCTTCTCTTCAAAAGCGATTAAAGGAAAGCTTGGAATTCGCGCTGGAAATACGGGCGAAATATTTTTTGATAATGTAAAAGTCCCGAAAGAAAACCTTCTAGGTCAAGAAGGTGAAGGATTCAAAATTGCCATGTCCGCTTTAGATAATGGCCGCTTTACAGTTGCAGCTGGAGCCGTTGGACAAATTATGGCGTGTTTAGAAGCAAGCGTCAAATATTGTCACGAAAGAAAAACATTTGGAAAAGAGATTGGAAAACATCAACTTGTTCAACAAATGATCGCGAATATGGAGGCTGGACTTCAAATGAGCCGCCTGCTTGTTTATCGCGCCGGCGAGCTAAAAAATCAAGGAAAACGTAATACTAGAGAAACATCTCTTGCAAAATGGCAAGCATGTGATTTTGCCAATAAAGCAGCCGATGATGCGGTTCAAATTCATGGAGCATATGGCTATTCAAATGAATACCCAGTTGAACGTTATTTACGTAACTCAAAAGCACCAGTCATTTATGAAGGGACAAGAGAAATTCATACGATTATGCAAGCAGAATATGTCCTTGGTTATCGTGAAGATAAACCGCTTAATAATATGTTGCCATCATGGCCTTTCACTGAAAATCCAGTCTCAAGTCTTTAA
- a CDS encoding APC family permease encodes MNQNKDFNKVLSRVDVLVLAFGAMIGWGWVVLSGDWILKAGSLGSMIAFFLGGILVIFVGLTYAELTTIFPKTGGAYYFVKEALGRRLAFVVSWALLFGYISVVAFEAVALPTVIEYIFPNYQLGYMWTLADWDVYFSWAAIGMVGSIIITIINWIGVKQAAVLQLVLTLTLVAVGLLLTFGSFTGGEVKNMEPLFVGGSAGLMTVLIMTPFLFVGFDVIPQVAEEMNIPMKAIGKILILSVSFAVIWYILIILGVSLGLNTNQLANAKLATADAMAAVFGSQTFAKILILGGIAGILTSWNAFIIGASRIMYAMAKEGILPKWFGEIHPKYKTPSNAILVIGILSTLSPLLGRPALVWFTNAGGLAIVLAYFFVACAFLYLRKDQPTLHRPFRAGKSPFVGWTALILSIGFITLYMPGMPSALVWPYEWVITLVWWIIGFYFLFKIPTQTKVINEGEIQNDQTTNLN; translated from the coding sequence ATGAATCAAAATAAAGATTTTAATAAAGTCTTATCCCGCGTAGATGTTTTAGTTTTAGCTTTTGGTGCAATGATTGGCTGGGGTTGGGTCGTTCTTTCGGGTGACTGGATTTTAAAAGCCGGTTCTCTTGGATCGATGATCGCCTTTTTCCTCGGAGGGATTCTTGTCATTTTTGTCGGTTTAACTTATGCTGAGTTGACAACGATTTTCCCAAAAACTGGAGGTGCCTATTATTTCGTTAAGGAGGCTCTCGGAAGACGTCTTGCATTCGTTGTTTCATGGGCTCTTTTATTTGGCTATATTTCAGTAGTAGCCTTTGAAGCTGTTGCCTTGCCGACCGTTATTGAATATATTTTCCCCAATTATCAACTAGGTTATATGTGGACACTTGCCGATTGGGATGTATATTTCTCCTGGGCGGCAATCGGGATGGTTGGATCGATTATTATTACGATCATTAACTGGATTGGAGTGAAGCAAGCAGCTGTTCTTCAGTTAGTGTTAACACTTACACTCGTTGCTGTTGGCCTTCTCTTAACATTTGGCTCATTTACTGGCGGAGAAGTAAAAAATATGGAACCTCTGTTTGTCGGTGGTAGTGCTGGTTTAATGACCGTATTAATTATGACCCCCTTTTTATTTGTCGGTTTTGATGTCATCCCACAAGTAGCAGAAGAAATGAATATTCCGATGAAAGCAATTGGAAAGATTCTTATTTTATCCGTCAGTTTTGCTGTTATCTGGTACATCCTCATTATTCTTGGTGTATCACTCGGTCTGAATACGAACCAATTAGCTAATGCCAAATTGGCGACAGCGGATGCAATGGCAGCCGTTTTCGGTTCACAGACCTTTGCCAAAATATTAATTCTAGGCGGAATTGCCGGGATCTTGACAAGCTGGAATGCTTTTATTATCGGAGCAAGTCGAATCATGTACGCCATGGCAAAAGAAGGAATTTTGCCCAAATGGTTTGGTGAAATTCATCCAAAATACAAAACTCCTAGCAATGCGATTCTTGTCATTGGAATTCTATCAACACTCTCACCGTTATTGGGACGTCCTGCACTCGTTTGGTTTACAAATGCGGGGGGACTCGCGATTGTTCTCGCATACTTTTTTGTTGCCTGTGCTTTTCTTTACTTACGAAAGGACCAACCAACATTACATCGCCCATTCCGAGCAGGAAAAAGTCCTTTCGTCGGTTGGACCGCCCTTATTTTATCCATTGGCTTTATCACATTATACATGCCAGGAATGCCGTCCGCTTTGGTTTGGCCGTACGAATGGGTTATAACACTTGTATGGTGGATCATAGGATTCTATTTCCTATTTAAAATACCAACACAAACAAAAGTAATAAATGAAGGAGAGATTCAAAATGATCAAACAACCAACCTTAACTAA
- a CDS encoding aminotransferase family protein, giving the protein MIKQPTLTNELVELDKKHFIHPTSSIKEQQANGPAIIFKEGKGVYLTDVNGQTYIEGMASLWNVNIGYGRKELAQAAQEQMEKLAFSSCFATFSNEPAIRLAEKIAQITPGDLNAVFFTSGGSESNDTAYKLVRHYWKLKGLPNKSKIISRQKAYHGVAVGATSATGIEGFQNMTSSLAPDFLHVDPFSTEAVRAIIEQEGADQIAAFIAEPIQGAGGVNIPSNEYFQEIRQICDEHNILLIADEVITGFGRTGKMFACEHWNVVPDVMLIAKGVTSGYIPLGGVVIREKLHKEFIELSEGTLLHGFTYSGHPTSCAVGLRNIQIIEEENLVENSRKMGEELHKQLKSLQSELPVIGEVRSLGLIGALEIVKNQKTNERFPTKVSALVVSEARKRGLILRTVTFNEADTIVFAPPLIINKQEIEKVFEILRASIIEVTKNL; this is encoded by the coding sequence ATGATCAAACAACCAACCTTAACTAATGAGTTAGTAGAACTTGATAAAAAGCACTTTATCCATCCTACCTCCTCTATTAAAGAGCAACAAGCAAATGGTCCTGCTATCATTTTCAAAGAGGGAAAAGGAGTATACTTAACAGATGTAAATGGTCAAACATATATTGAGGGAATGGCCTCCTTATGGAATGTCAATATTGGATACGGACGAAAAGAACTTGCACAAGCTGCTCAAGAACAGATGGAAAAGCTTGCATTCTCCTCTTGTTTCGCAACTTTCAGTAATGAACCTGCTATTCGTTTAGCTGAAAAAATAGCCCAAATTACTCCTGGGGATTTAAATGCTGTCTTTTTCACTTCTGGTGGTTCTGAATCAAATGACACCGCTTACAAATTGGTGCGACATTACTGGAAGCTGAAAGGACTGCCGAATAAATCAAAAATTATTTCTCGTCAAAAAGCGTACCATGGTGTAGCAGTCGGTGCAACGAGTGCGACAGGTATTGAGGGATTCCAAAATATGACTTCATCACTTGCACCAGATTTCTTACATGTCGATCCTTTTTCAACAGAAGCGGTAAGGGCAATAATTGAACAAGAAGGTGCCGATCAAATTGCTGCCTTCATTGCTGAACCGATTCAAGGTGCCGGTGGAGTAAACATCCCTTCAAACGAGTATTTCCAAGAGATACGCCAAATTTGTGACGAGCATAATATTTTATTGATCGCCGATGAAGTCATTACAGGCTTTGGTAGAACAGGTAAAATGTTTGCGTGCGAACACTGGAATGTTGTACCTGATGTGATGTTGATTGCGAAAGGAGTTACAAGTGGCTATATCCCATTAGGTGGGGTCGTTATCCGCGAGAAGCTTCACAAGGAATTTATTGAATTATCAGAAGGAACATTACTTCATGGATTTACCTATAGTGGACATCCTACCTCTTGTGCAGTTGGACTTCGCAATATTCAAATCATTGAGGAAGAAAATTTAGTTGAGAACTCAAGAAAAATGGGAGAGGAACTTCACAAACAGCTAAAATCATTACAAAGTGAATTACCTGTCATCGGTGAAGTTCGTTCATTAGGATTAATAGGTGCGTTGGAAATCGTGAAAAATCAAAAAACAAACGAACGCTTCCCAACAAAAGTCTCCGCTCTTGTCGTCAGTGAAGCTAGAAAACGAGGACTCATATTAAGAACCGTTACATTTAATGAGGCAGATACAATCGTATTTGCTCCACCACTCATTATCAATAAACAAGAAATTGAAAAAGTGTTCGAGATCTTAAGAGCTTCGATTATAGAAGTAACGAAAAATTTATGA